The Fimbriimonadaceae bacterium nucleotide sequence CGCCCTTACCGCTCACCACCGCGATGGACTTCATGCCGCCCCCTTGATCCAAGCCACGAGCTTCGTGACCAGCGACGGGCGGCTGTCTTCCGCGACGGGTTCCGCTGCCACCGACCGTGCCCCGCCATAGGCGCGGCGCAAGGCTTCGACGATATCCTGGAGGTCGACGGTCTGGGTCTCGACCCTCTTTCCGCTCGCCTTGGCGATCGCATCGAGACCTTCCTGGTCGACCGGTTCGCAAACCGCCACCAAGAGCCGGTCGCCATGGACCGAAAGGGGCACGGCAAGCGCGCTGGCCGCGACCGCCCCCGGCACCAAGCGAAGTGCCGCGTCTCGCGGATGCAGCCCGTGCGCGATCGTCGGAGAGACGAAGGCAGGCACCGAAGCCACCGTCTCGGTCGGCTTAGGCTCGAAACTGATTGCGGGCTCCTCTTCGACAAAGGTGGGCTCCTCCGCGGCGACAAGCTCCAGCGCCGGCTCCGGGTCCTTCGCCTCGTGGTGCTTGTCCGTCACCGGGGTGGGGCTAGCCGCGTCACCCGCTTGGGTGTCTGCGAGCAGCGCCTTTATCTCGTCTTCCGATAGGATCGTGCGGTCACTTTCTGGTGCCATGGCCTTCGGGACCTCCTGGGTGGGTGCGGGTTCAGGCTCGGATGAGCTTTGAGAAACGGCGTCGGTGGCGGCGAAGAGCGCCGCGATCTCTTCGTCAGTAACCGTGGCGATCACCAGTTCCGCACTGTCTTCTTCCACATCCTCGGCCCCGGCCCCAGCCATTCTAGGCTCCCTTGCGGCGGACGCCCCTTGCCTCTCGCCGTTGAACCGGTCGATGGCGTCGGCGAGGTCCTGCGGAATCTCCTCGCGAGAGAGGGCCTGCAAAGGAACCTGCTCCTCGGGCACCGCCTCGAAATTGAAGTCGATCTCTTCTGGGTTGTCCATCGCCACCTGGAGCTCGAGCATGAGGCTCTCCCGGTCGATGGCGATCTCCGCGCCGATCTGATCCCGAATGCGGGCCAGGACGGATTCACTCTGCTCCTCCACCTCTGGGGCGATCGCGACCGGCGTGGGCGCCTCCGGTTCCAGGACGGCCGCCGGTGCCGGGGCAGCTTGGACGGCTTGGCGAAGATCGGTGACGTCCGCCTGCAACGACTGCACCAGGGCCGTCAGCTGGGCTACGGCCTCAAGGGTCTGGGACTCTCCGCCGCGACGCTTGGTCTTTGGCTTTGGCTCAAGCGGCTCTTCGGAGGCATTTGTCGGCATGGCTGGCATTCCGCGGTACCAGTCCGAATTGTCGGAATGGCGCTTCCTGCTCCACAGTCGAATTACGGGTTGCGTCCGGCCCGCTTCTGTCGCTTCGCGTCCAACAGGCGTCCGGCAGTCGAGCCGGGCGGCGAATCTTGAGGGGCATGGGGAGTTCCGGCCCGAGGTTCGACCCTTGGAGCCGGGGCAGGAGGCTTCTGGCCCGCGGTCGGGCCAGCCTCTGCGGGCGTCACCCTCGACTTCGCCTGGCGAAGCCGGGCCATGGTCTCCGGCGCGGTCTGCGGTGCCCTGTTCGGGTGTAGCCGAGCCAGCGCCCCCGCCAGGATCGCCTTCAGCGGCAAGGCCACGCGACGCACGCCCACGTCGAACGGTAGCAGCAGCAGGCTGGCAAGGAGGAACCAGGGCCAAAGGTCGGTGAGCGTCTCCCCTGGGTTCGGCACAGGCCGCAGGGCATCCACGGGCCGCGCCAGGGCCTCGCCCCCCGTCAGGGCGCTCGCCGCCGTCAGCAGCGCCGAGTTCGCCGCTGCCTGGCGATACTCCGGCGGATAGGGGATCGAGAACCCGCTGGTCGCGATCCTCTTCGCTCCCCCGCCGGCCGACTCCGCCACGCTCACGATGTAGCTGCCAAGTTCGTCCGCCTTGAAGTTGCCGGAGAAAACCCCCGGCGCCTCCTGGTTCAGCGAGACGGACTGCGACTCCCCCGTGGGGGAGCTGACCGTCACTTCGGCCTGGGAGGCGGGCAGCGGATTGCCCAGTCGGTCGGTCGCCTTGAGGCTGATCCGGCCCTTGCCACCGTCCTGCGCCACCGCGAACTGATAGTCGTTTTGGGTCGAGCGGCGGGCGATCGAGCGCGCGGCCTGGCCCCAGAACCGCCCAAAACCCGGCCATTGCACCCACCGCGCGGCCCACCGAGACTGGGCGTCGCTGGTGAAGGCCAAGGTCCGCGCCAGGCCGTATTGCCAGGTGACGAAGACCGGGTCTTTCTTCGGGGAGAGGAGGCTGGCCCTGGCCAGAGGCTTGACGTCCGCGAGGCAATAGGCGAAAAGGGCGGGAAGCTCGGAAGGGGCGAAGCCCCGCAGGGCCTCCTCGCCGGAGCGCATCTCAGGCACGAACGTGATCTCTTCGATCGCCGACCGGCTCATGACCGCGACGTCCTGGGTGAAGATCGCGGGCAGCTTCGACGCCTTGTTCGTGAGATAGAAGCGGCCCCCGCCCGCCGCCGCCAACTGCTTCAGGAAAGGCACGTCCTTGCCGTCGCCGATCGAGACGACGCTCGTGGTCACTTTCTGCAAGAACATGTCCCGGACGATCGCCAGCGAATTGCCGTAAGTGTCGACGTCCGCGCCGTCGGCCAGCAAGATGAAGTGCCGCACCTTGGTGTCTTCCTTGAGCAACTGCTTTTGGGCGAACTGCATCGAAGGCTCGGCGTAGATCCCGCCTCCCCCCGGACGTAGCTTCCTGATCTGGCTGATGACGCCGGGTTTGTCCTTCAGGGGTTGGATCGGGGCGACCAACTCGATGCCGTCCGCCGAGCCCGCGACCCCGACCCGGTCCATCGCGGATAGCAGCTTGACCGTCTCCTCGGCCGCCTTGGCAGCGAGCTGGATCTTCTGTACGCCGTCCTCCGGCATGGCCATTGAGCCAGAAGCGTCTGCGATCACTAACACCGTGGTCGAGGGGAAGGACTTCCGTTGGCGCACATTGAGGTCCACCGGCAAGGCGTCGGCGACCGGCGTCCCATACCAGCCCCCCGGCAAGAACGAGCCTTCGCCCCCGACCATGGCCAGCCCGATGCCCGTGTCGCGCGCAGCCGCCCGCAGGATCTGCATCTGCCGAGCTCCCATGAACTTCGCGTCGAGGTCGTTCAGAAAGACGGCGTCGTACGGCTGAAGGTCTTCGGCCCGCACGGGAACGCCGTCACCCCCGCGAAGGTCCACGTCCAGGCCTTGGCGCGAGAGCGCCTGGGCCAGGTCTTGGTGGTTCGTGCTGCCTTGCAGCACCAACACCCTGGGCTTGCCCCGGACCGTCGTGAAGGACGCGCCGATGTTGTTGCGCCGGTCGGAATCGAACTCGGGCTCCAGCGTGGCCCGGTACCGATAGAAGCCCGGGTCCTCCAGCCGCTGGTCCAAGACAATGGAGGTCTTGCCTTTGTCCAGCAGGACGGGCTGTCTCGAGACCACGGCGCCGTCCCGGTCGATCACGAGCGTCGCCCGTTGCTGGACCGTAGACTCCACCACCACCCGTGCCTCGAAGGGCTCGGCCGCGCGGCGTTCGCTCGGGGTTGAAAGCTCGACCACGCTCGCCTCGCGCTGTTCGGCCTTGATCCCGAGGGCAAAGAAGTCGAGGGGAACCCCCTCGCTCGCAGCCACCTCCGCCGCCTGCATGAGGTCGCCCCGGGTCTCGTTCCCGTCCGTGAGCATCACGATACGACGCGCCTTGCCCTCTGGGAAGCTGGCCGAGGCCAGACGGATCGCCGCCGCAATGTCGCTCGCCGAACCGTCGACCTTCGACTGGACCCCGGGAAAGTCGCGCCTGCCGCCGGGGGCGGAATCGAGCAGGGGCGTGGCCCCGAAAGCGACCACCCCGGCCATGTCGTCGGGGCCGAGCTTCTGCATCGCCTCCCGCACGAAAGCGTCCGCCCGGTCGCGCTCCGCGTCCTGGACGCTGTCGCTCCGGTCGACCACGAAGACGGTGGCCATACCCTGGTTCGGACGCCGACTCTGCGGGCCTGCCAGGGCCAAGACGAGCAGCGCCGCCAGCACCGCGCGCACCGCGAAGGCGAACCGCTTCCGGCCCTTGGCCATGCCGTGCACCGACCCCCAACTCGCCCAGAGCCCTGCGAGGACCGGGAGGAGTAAGAGCGCGTACCAGGGATCGGTGAACCGCATCACGACTTCCTCGCGAAGAGCCACCACTCGCACGCGAGGACGAGCAAGGTCAGGAGGACGATGGGCTTCCAGACATCGCCGAGCCTCTGGGTCGACTGGGCGGCCGTCACGGTCGAGCCCGCGAGGGCCAGCCGGTCGCGCGGCCTGGTGTCGCTCTCTTCCTCGTCGCGCAGAACGGCGTAGACCGTCCGCTTCTTGTTGCCGGCGGTGAGCTCATAGACCCCGGCCTTACCAAGCCCGCGAAAGTCGAAGCGGTCGTCCTTTGCGGCGAGCTCCACCTGTTCGCCTCCCGGCCCGCGCAACCGCGCCTGGGGTTGGCCGTTGGCCGGCAGTGCGAAGGCTTGCCCGACCCGGACGGCGACGTCGCCCGTGGTCCCCTTGCCGCCAAGATAGTCCAGCACGTTGCCCACGAAGATCGGAAAGCCGACGTTCAACGGGAAGTCCGAGTCGAGCGGGCTGAAGCCGAGCAACACTTGGCGCGGCCGCCCGTTCGCCACGACCAGGAGCGGGCCGGACTTCGTCTCGGCAAGCACGCTGCCCATCGCCTTCGGCTCAAGCCGCGTCGCCGTCTCGATGTAGACGCCCGTAAAGTCCACCCCTCTCAGCAGGGGATGGTCCTTGGCCGAGACGAACTCCAAGTTCGTCGCCGTGCCGCCCGCCTTCGCCGGTGAGGGGGCCCCCGGGACGCCGAGGGTCAAGACCCCCCGCGCCTTGACCGGCTCTTCGGCCGCTCCGTCAAAGATGACGATGTCATAGCCCGTGCCCGACCCGTCCGGCCGGGCCGATTCCGGAAGCCGCTCCGCGAAGTCGAGCGTCACGCGGGGGTCGAGCGAGAGCGCCTTCTGCAGGAAGACGTCCGCCTTCCCCACCATCAACACGCGCAGGTTCGCGCCTGGGTCGAGCAGTTCGACCGCGAAATCGTCCGCTTTGAGGACGCCGCCGTTCTCGATCTCGGCTGTCAACACCTTTGCCCCCGAGGGCACGTCCACCGTCGTGCCGGAGGTCTGGCCCGGTTCGACGCGGACTTTGCGCGAATCGATGGCCTGGCCGTCCGCCTTGATCGTCAGCACAGTCTCCGCGGCGGCGAGGCCAAAGTTGCGGACGCCGCAATAAGCTTGCCGACCGCTTGCGGTCGTCGCGCTGCCCAAAGAGGAGACGGCCAGGTTCTCGCCCGATTGCCCGAACTTCTGGTAGAGCACGCCCGCTTGGCCCGGCGAGAAGTCGTTTACCTGCGGGAACGAGCCGTCGCTCAACACCACGATCTTGGCCCCTTGGGTGCTGGAGACGAGGCCCGCCGCCAGGCGAAGGGCCTCTCCGAGGTCGGCTGGCCCGTCGGTCACCTCCAGTTCCTTGAGGCGCTGCTTCTGGCGGGCCGCCTCGGCCCCGAGCGGGAAGACGACGCGAGGGACGGGGCCCGCCTCGATCAGGGCGAGACGGTCGCCCGCGACCGCTTCCTCGATCATCTTGCCCGCGACCGCACGCGCCGCCTCGAAGCGCGAAGGGCCGACATCGGTCGATCCCATGCTCGCGCTCGCGTCGAGCACGATGACCGTCACCTTTCCCGCCAGGCCCCGCTCCACCACCTGCGGACGCGCAAAGGCAATCGCGACCAAGGCGAGCGCGAGGAGCTGCAGGACGAGGAGCCAGCTGAAGCGAAGCCGCTGGAAGAGCGAGTTGGCGCGGACTTCCTCAGTCTGCTGCGGCCAGAGAAAGACGGCGGGCACGCGGACGTTCCGACGCCGCATGCGCAAGAGGTAGAGCGCGACCACGACGGTCGCGAGCGGCAGGAACCAAGCCAGCGCGACCGGGTTCTGGAAGTTCATTCGAACCACCCCTCTCGCCGAAAGACGTCGCGCACGGTCTGGACGAGCGGCCGCTCCGCCGGGACCAGGGCATACCGCCCGCCTAGGCGGCGGCACTCCTCCAGTAGCCGACCGTTGTGCTCGGCCAGCCGCGCCCGGTACTCGCGCATGGCGAGCGAGTTGACGGTAACGTCCTTGCCGACTTCCGATTCGGAGTCGATCAGGCGCAGGTCGCCTTCTAAGTCCGGGTCGAGTTCGATCGCGCTGAGCACCTGGAGGAGCCAGACCTCGTGGCCGCGCCCGCCGAGCATGCGCAGGGCATCAAACACCTCAGGGTCCATCCCGTCCGTCACGAGCGCGACCAGGCCCGTGCGCGCCCGGCTCTTCACAAAGCTGCGCAACCCTTCGGCCAGGGAGGCGTGCCCCTCTGGCACGACGCCGTTCGCCCAGTTGGCCAACCTCAAGAAGGCGGCGCGGCCGCGGAGCGCGCCCCGTGGAGTGTCCCGTTCTCCCAGCCGGCGGGGCATCACCGCGTCCCCCCCGTTCAAGGCGACGAGGCCGAGCGCGCAGGCCAACCCCCGCGCCGCGTCGAACTTCTCGGGCTCCCCGAAGGCCATGCTTTCGCTCGCATCGAGCAAGATGTGGACGGCCAGGTCCTCCTCGTCGCGGTAGGTCTTCGTCACGGCGTGGCCGAATCGGGCGAGGACGTTCCAATCCAGGTGGCGCAAGTCGTCGCCCGCCGCGTACTGGCGATAGTCGCTGAACTCGACGCTGATACCGCGCGCCTGGGTGAGCCGCTCGCCGCGGACCCGCCCTGGGAACCGCTTGCGCGGAGAAAGCCGCGCTCCTTCCAGCAACCGCAGCTCGGCGGGGGCGAGGACCGTCATCACACGCCGATCGGGTCGCGGTCGTTCGAACGAACGTGGGCGACCACGTCCGTCACGAACCGGTCGGCCGTAAACCCGTCCGCCTCCGCTTCAAAGTTCAAGAGCACGCGGTGGCGCAGGGCCGGGAGCGCCGCTTTCGCGAGGTCTTCCTTGGCCACGTGGAACCGCCCGTCGAGCAGCGCGTAGACCTTGGCGGCGGTCACCATGGACTGCGCCCCGCGCGGCGAAGCGCCATACCGCGCGTACTTCTCACCGATGGGGGTCGAGCCTTCCCCTTC carries:
- a CDS encoding BatA and WFA domain-containing protein: MNFQNPVALAWFLPLATVVVALYLLRMRRRNVRVPAVFLWPQQTEEVRANSLFQRLRFSWLLVLQLLALALVAIAFARPQVVERGLAGKVTVIVLDASASMGSTDVGPSRFEAARAVAGKMIEEAVAGDRLALIEAGPVPRVVFPLGAEAARQKQRLKELEVTDGPADLGEALRLAAGLVSSTQGAKIVVLSDGSFPQVNDFSPGQAGVLYQKFGQSGENLAVSSLGSATTASGRQAYCGVRNFGLAAAETVLTIKADGQAIDSRKVRVEPGQTSGTTVDVPSGAKVLTAEIENGGVLKADDFAVELLDPGANLRVLMVGKADVFLQKALSLDPRVTLDFAERLPESARPDGSGTGYDIVIFDGAAEEPVKARGVLTLGVPGAPSPAKAGGTATNLEFVSAKDHPLLRGVDFTGVYIETATRLEPKAMGSVLAETKSGPLLVVANGRPRQVLLGFSPLDSDFPLNVGFPIFVGNVLDYLGGKGTTGDVAVRVGQAFALPANGQPQARLRGPGGEQVELAAKDDRFDFRGLGKAGVYELTAGNKKRTVYAVLRDEEESDTRPRDRLALAGSTVTAAQSTQRLGDVWKPIVLLTLLVLACEWWLFARKS
- a CDS encoding VWA domain-containing protein, yielding MALREEVVMRFTDPWYALLLLPVLAGLWASWGSVHGMAKGRKRFAFAVRAVLAALLVLALAGPQSRRPNQGMATVFVVDRSDSVQDAERDRADAFVREAMQKLGPDDMAGVVAFGATPLLDSAPGGRRDFPGVQSKVDGSASDIAAAIRLASASFPEGKARRIVMLTDGNETRGDLMQAAEVAASEGVPLDFFALGIKAEQREASVVELSTPSERRAAEPFEARVVVESTVQQRATLVIDRDGAVVSRQPVLLDKGKTSIVLDQRLEDPGFYRYRATLEPEFDSDRRNNIGASFTTVRGKPRVLVLQGSTNHQDLAQALSRQGLDVDLRGGDGVPVRAEDLQPYDAVFLNDLDAKFMGARQMQILRAAARDTGIGLAMVGGEGSFLPGGWYGTPVADALPVDLNVRQRKSFPSTTVLVIADASGSMAMPEDGVQKIQLAAKAAEETVKLLSAMDRVGVAGSADGIELVAPIQPLKDKPGVISQIRKLRPGGGGIYAEPSMQFAQKQLLKEDTKVRHFILLADGADVDTYGNSLAIVRDMFLQKVTTSVVSIGDGKDVPFLKQLAAAGGGRFYLTNKASKLPAIFTQDVAVMSRSAIEEITFVPEMRSGEEALRGFAPSELPALFAYCLADVKPLARASLLSPKKDPVFVTWQYGLARTLAFTSDAQSRWAARWVQWPGFGRFWGQAARSIARRSTQNDYQFAVAQDGGKGRISLKATDRLGNPLPASQAEVTVSSPTGESQSVSLNQEAPGVFSGNFKADELGSYIVSVAESAGGGAKRIATSGFSIPYPPEYRQAAANSALLTAASALTGGEALARPVDALRPVPNPGETLTDLWPWFLLASLLLLPFDVGVRRVALPLKAILAGALARLHPNRAPQTAPETMARLRQAKSRVTPAEAGPTAGQKPPAPAPRVEPRAGTPHAPQDSPPGSTAGRLLDAKRQKRAGRNP
- a CDS encoding DUF58 domain-containing protein encodes the protein MTVLAPAELRLLEGARLSPRKRFPGRVRGERLTQARGISVEFSDYRQYAAGDDLRHLDWNVLARFGHAVTKTYRDEEDLAVHILLDASESMAFGEPEKFDAARGLACALGLVALNGGDAVMPRRLGERDTPRGALRGRAAFLRLANWANGVVPEGHASLAEGLRSFVKSRARTGLVALVTDGMDPEVFDALRMLGGRGHEVWLLQVLSAIELDPDLEGDLRLIDSESEVGKDVTVNSLAMREYRARLAEHNGRLLEECRRLGGRYALVPAERPLVQTVRDVFRREGWFE